The following proteins are co-located in the Acidimicrobiia bacterium genome:
- a CDS encoding ATP-binding protein, with the protein MGFVTVVLAVVVIITVAALIGLAWGVRRIRERLVGVTRQLGDPAGPGGAMTLGRVVDGLEHLAAAEKDRRTDLESELNRLASTLREHDAGIVVIDASGRTVLRNAPAVRLASIRHAEATVDELVTELLGRALDGEPVEHEFQMFGPPRQVVRIRSFPLTDRLAVIGAAAFVEDVSESRRLEGVRRDFVANVSHELKTPIGALGLLAETIVDGDVDDITRQLAERMVREADRLGHTIDDLLDLTMIEAQETPVREAVALRGLLTEAAERLRESADARGIPIVVDSAGGNPAVVGDRRQLLSAVVNLVDNAVKYSDPGQAVELSTGSGPDGGVTVSIRDHGIGIPVADRQRIFERFYRVDEARSRQTGGTGLGLAIVRHIVQVHGGDVEVESTEGEGSLFTLWFPRQQRRRLHEAG; encoded by the coding sequence ATGGGTTTCGTGACCGTCGTCCTGGCCGTCGTGGTCATCATCACGGTGGCTGCCCTGATCGGCCTCGCATGGGGTGTCCGCCGGATTCGCGAGCGCCTGGTCGGCGTCACCCGCCAGCTCGGCGACCCGGCCGGTCCCGGTGGTGCAATGACGCTCGGGCGCGTCGTCGACGGGCTGGAACATCTCGCAGCCGCCGAGAAGGACCGCCGCACCGATCTCGAATCGGAGTTGAACCGTCTCGCGTCGACTCTGCGTGAGCATGACGCCGGCATCGTCGTGATCGACGCCAGCGGTCGGACGGTCCTGCGCAACGCTCCGGCCGTCAGGCTCGCATCGATCCGGCACGCCGAAGCCACTGTCGACGAGCTCGTCACCGAGCTCCTCGGGAGGGCGCTCGACGGCGAGCCCGTCGAGCACGAGTTCCAGATGTTCGGACCACCGCGCCAGGTGGTCCGCATCCGTTCCTTCCCGTTGACCGACCGTCTGGCCGTGATCGGCGCCGCGGCCTTCGTGGAGGACGTGTCCGAGTCGCGACGCCTCGAAGGCGTCCGCCGCGACTTCGTCGCCAACGTGAGCCACGAGCTGAAGACTCCCATCGGCGCGCTCGGCCTCCTGGCCGAGACGATCGTCGACGGCGACGTCGATGACATCACGCGGCAGCTCGCCGAGCGGATGGTCCGGGAGGCGGACCGGCTCGGTCACACCATCGACGACCTGCTCGATCTCACGATGATCGAGGCCCAGGAGACACCGGTACGCGAAGCCGTCGCCCTGCGAGGGCTACTCACCGAAGCGGCCGAGCGCCTCCGGGAGTCCGCCGATGCGCGCGGAATCCCGATCGTCGTCGACAGCGCGGGTGGGAACCCGGCAGTGGTCGGCGACCGGCGGCAACTGCTGAGTGCCGTCGTCAACCTCGTCGACAACGCCGTCAAGTACTCCGACCCGGGGCAGGCCGTGGAGTTGTCGACCGGCTCGGGCCCCGACGGTGGCGTCACCGTGTCGATCCGTGACCACGGAATCGGCATCCCCGTGGCCGACCGGCAACGGATCTTCGAGCGCTTCTACCGGGTCGACGAGGCACGCAGTCGGCAGACCGGAGGCACCGGCCTGGGCCTCGCCATCGTTCGTCACATCGTCCAGGTCCACGGCGGCGACGTCGAGGTGGAGTCGACCGAGGGCGAAGGATCGCTGTTCACGTTGTGGTTCCCGAGACAGCAGCGTCGTCGTCTGCACGAGGCCGGCTGA
- a CDS encoding response regulator transcription factor — MGAGPVVLVVDDEQSYRDALSVGLEREGFSVDVASDGREALDRYERNPPDLILLDVMLPEMSGIDVCREIRSHSQVPIIMVTARSAEIDAVVGLEVGADDYVAKPYRLRELVARIRAALRRRAGAPEPAADVIELGGVTVDASRHEVRVDDDLVAMPLKEFELLALLMANAGRVLTRDVLIDRIWGPNYFGDTKTLDVHVKRVRSKIEEDPKSPTRIVTVRGVGYRYEVP; from the coding sequence ATGGGAGCGGGGCCCGTGGTCCTCGTCGTCGACGACGAGCAGTCCTACCGCGACGCACTGTCGGTCGGGCTCGAACGCGAGGGGTTCTCGGTCGACGTGGCCTCCGACGGCAGGGAGGCACTGGACCGCTACGAGAGGAACCCACCCGACCTGATCCTGCTCGACGTGATGCTTCCCGAGATGTCGGGGATCGACGTGTGCCGCGAGATCCGGTCGCACTCGCAGGTGCCGATCATCATGGTGACCGCGCGAAGTGCCGAGATCGACGCCGTCGTGGGCCTGGAGGTGGGGGCAGACGACTACGTCGCCAAGCCCTACAGGCTCCGCGAGCTCGTCGCCCGGATCCGGGCGGCACTGCGGCGGCGTGCCGGGGCCCCCGAGCCCGCCGCCGACGTCATCGAGCTGGGAGGTGTCACCGTCGACGCATCCCGCCATGAGGTACGGGTCGACGACGATCTCGTCGCCATGCCGCTGAAGGAGTTCGAGCTGCTCGCGCTGCTGATGGCGAACGCGGGGAGGGTCCTCACCCGTGACGTCCTGATCGACAGGATCTGGGGACCGAACTACTTCGGTGACACGAAGACCCTCGACGTCCACGTGAAGCGGGTGCGCTCGAAGATCGAGGAGGATCCGAAGAGCCCGACGCGGATCGTGACCGTGCGCGGCGTCGGCTACCGCTACGAGGTGCCCTGA
- a CDS encoding phosphoglycerate mutase family protein yields the protein MTIHLLRHAKAGNRREFEGPDDLRPLTKAGRRQADAIAEAFTPIPVERVISSAYVRCRETVIPLAHGRRLPIDLDDALAEGSSWAVVEALLGKIGDTDTVLCTHGDVIAEVLRHLVDAGVRLERDPTFPKGSVWVLDTREGEIVSGSYTPPPEL from the coding sequence ATGACGATCCACCTCCTTCGTCACGCCAAGGCCGGAAACCGACGTGAGTTCGAGGGTCCCGACGACCTACGCCCGCTCACCAAGGCCGGACGACGACAGGCCGACGCCATCGCCGAGGCGTTCACCCCGATTCCCGTGGAGCGCGTCATCTCGAGTGCCTACGTGCGGTGCCGCGAGACCGTGATACCGCTCGCCCACGGGCGCAGACTCCCGATCGACCTCGACGACGCACTGGCCGAGGGCTCGTCGTGGGCGGTCGTCGAGGCGCTCCTCGGAAAGATCGGCGACACCGACACGGTCCTCTGCACACACGGTGACGTCATCGCTGAGGTTCTCCGACACCTCGTCGATGCAGGGGTCAGGCTGGAGCGCGATCCCACCTTCCCGAAGGGGAGCGTGTGGGTGCTCGACACGCGTGAGGGAGAGATCGTGTCCGGGAGCTACACGCCACCACCGGAGCTGTGA
- a CDS encoding NUDIX hydrolase: MSDTEGADDDVVVRAAGGVLWRRQADGELQVALVHRPSYDDWSLPKGKLDEGESDEQAARREIEEETGYACRLGEELGTVRYTDAKDRAKRVRYWSATPVDPGSTGSFRADHEVDECRWLGVDEARRRLTYDRDRDILDRLDR, encoded by the coding sequence GTGAGCGACACGGAGGGAGCCGACGACGATGTCGTCGTGCGTGCGGCGGGCGGGGTGCTCTGGCGACGGCAGGCCGACGGCGAACTCCAGGTCGCGCTCGTCCATCGACCCTCCTACGACGACTGGAGCCTCCCCAAGGGCAAGCTCGACGAGGGTGAGAGCGACGAGCAGGCCGCTCGGCGCGAGATCGAGGAGGAGACCGGCTACGCATGCCGACTCGGCGAGGAGCTCGGCACGGTGCGCTACACCGACGCCAAGGACCGGGCCAAGCGTGTGAGGTACTGGTCGGCAACGCCGGTCGACCCGGGCTCCACCGGGTCGTTTCGCGCCGATCACGAGGTCGACGAGTGCCGCTGGCTCGGTGTCGACGAGGCGCGACGCCGACTCACCTACGATCGTGACCGCGACATTCTCGACAGGCTCGACAGATGA
- a CDS encoding CHAD domain-containing protein — MSDPQEISTVYVDTEDLRLIRCGVTLRFRSDRGWIISLPVGEGERGTGAPTTDEVELPGTAGHAPGRAADLVRAYSRVKPLVRVARLRTLRRRVALRGADDRDLIEVVDDEVSVFDGRRIALRFREITVGAEAPGSDDVLAAVTDRLRRSGAGPPDPTPVVVRALGPRALDPPDVQPDADLSRDAATRDVIANTLAGSVQQLLARDPWVRRSRDPEDVHQARVAVRRLRSDLRTFRPLLDSVWQTALRDELRWLGAELGDVRDVEVLRMRLGLRVDDLPPQEALPARRILEDLDERHRVARHDLLEAMASERYAVLLERLVDAAREPRIGPDATTPASHVLPELARGPWKHLQEAVAALGDNPPDEALHEVRIRAKRARYAAEAVAPSVGKPARRYARAVTRIQDVLGEHQDACIAGQWLRSVARDAPTPVVFAAGMMAERERRAADRSRRRFPKAWRRLDAKKLRAWM; from the coding sequence GTGAGCGACCCCCAGGAGATCTCGACGGTCTACGTCGACACGGAGGATCTCAGGCTGATCCGGTGCGGCGTCACCCTCCGGTTTCGGAGCGACCGTGGGTGGATCATCAGCCTTCCGGTCGGCGAGGGTGAACGCGGCACGGGCGCTCCGACCACGGACGAGGTGGAGCTTCCGGGGACAGCGGGGCACGCACCGGGAAGGGCGGCCGATCTCGTGCGGGCCTACTCGCGTGTGAAGCCGCTTGTTCGGGTCGCGCGCCTGCGAACACTCCGTCGGCGCGTGGCACTTCGTGGAGCCGACGACCGCGACCTCATCGAGGTCGTCGACGACGAGGTCTCGGTGTTCGACGGTCGCAGGATCGCGCTGCGCTTCCGGGAGATCACCGTGGGCGCGGAAGCTCCGGGCTCCGACGATGTTCTGGCGGCGGTCACCGACCGACTCCGGCGAAGCGGTGCCGGCCCGCCCGACCCGACACCGGTGGTCGTGCGTGCCCTGGGCCCCCGGGCGCTCGATCCTCCCGACGTGCAACCCGACGCCGACCTCTCACGCGATGCCGCGACGCGCGACGTGATCGCCAACACCCTGGCCGGGTCGGTCCAGCAGCTCCTCGCACGCGACCCGTGGGTTCGCCGGAGCCGTGACCCCGAAGACGTCCACCAGGCGCGGGTCGCGGTACGGCGGCTCCGCTCGGACCTCCGGACCTTCCGTCCGCTTCTCGACTCCGTATGGCAGACGGCCCTTCGGGACGAGCTCCGGTGGCTCGGAGCGGAACTGGGTGACGTGCGCGACGTCGAGGTGCTCCGGATGCGCCTCGGTCTCCGTGTCGACGATCTTCCACCCCAGGAGGCGCTCCCGGCGCGGCGGATTCTCGAGGACCTCGACGAGCGCCACCGGGTGGCACGGCACGACCTCCTGGAGGCGATGGCCTCCGAGCGCTATGCCGTCCTCCTCGAACGGCTCGTCGATGCGGCGCGAGAGCCGCGCATCGGCCCCGATGCCACGACACCGGCGTCACATGTGCTCCCCGAGCTCGCCCGGGGCCCGTGGAAACACCTCCAGGAGGCCGTCGCTGCACTGGGTGACAACCCACCCGACGAGGCGTTGCACGAGGTACGGATCCGCGCCAAGCGGGCCCGGTACGCCGCGGAGGCGGTGGCGCCATCGGTGGGGAAACCGGCGCGCCGGTACGCCCGCGCCGTCACCCGCATCCAGGACGTCCTCGGTGAGCACCAGGACGCGTGCATCGCCGGGCAGTGGCTGCGATCGGTGGCCCGGGACGCTCCCACACCCGTCGTGTTCGCGGCAGGGATGATGGCCGAGCGCGAGCGCCGTGCCGCCGACCGCTCCCGCCGGCGGTTTCCCAAGGCCTGGCGACGGCTGGATGCCAAGAAGCTCCGAGCCTGGATGTGA
- a CDS encoding RNA degradosome polyphosphate kinase, protein MPDAAGRLGRTDDGEIRYLNRELSWLDFNARVLALAEDPERPLLERAKFLAIFSSNLDEFFQVRVSALRAQLHAGVSEPGSDGLDPLEQLRAITAAARELVTRQASVFTDDITPAFADEGIELVDWADLDTDDRKQLVEIFEERVFPVLTPLAVDPAHPFPYISNLSLNLAVVVRDPVDGDRRFARVKVPPLLPRFVTLPDNQRFLPLEQLIAAHADALFPGMEVIEHHAFRVTRDTDYELGDESADLLEAMETVLRQRTKFGRVVRLEVGADISDEVLDLLVRELQLSRDDVYSIAAPLDLSGLWAVYDLNRPELKDPVWTPQTQPILGRPDSPTDFFRVLRGGDVLVHHPYDSFGTSVEAFIDQAAGDPAVLAIKQTIYRTSGDESGIVRALVKAAESGKQVVALVELKARFDEQANIEQAQTLEEAGVHVVYGLVGLKTHCKTLLVVRQEPDGLRRYCHVGTGNYNPKTAGLYEDIGLFTADEEIGADLSQLFNHLTGYSHQAPYRKLLVAPDAMKPGLLERIAEEAGRPGGRITLKMNALLDPEIIDALYDASAGGCRVDLIVRGICSLRPQVPGLSDNITVRSILGRYLEHSRIYRFGDDPEEAEYLIGSADLMPRNLDRRVEALVPVSDPKLRSRLAEVLEINASDDVLAWELGSDNVWRRVERTVGSDTHSALEALALARSRGDTTVTAAGR, encoded by the coding sequence CTGCCCGACGCCGCCGGTCGTCTCGGGCGCACTGACGACGGTGAGATCCGGTACCTCAACCGCGAGCTGTCGTGGCTCGACTTCAATGCACGGGTCCTCGCCCTGGCGGAGGATCCTGAGCGCCCCCTGCTCGAGCGGGCCAAGTTCCTGGCGATCTTCTCGTCCAATCTCGACGAGTTCTTCCAGGTGAGGGTCTCGGCCCTGCGTGCGCAGCTCCACGCCGGCGTGTCCGAGCCCGGCTCCGACGGGCTCGACCCGCTGGAGCAGCTGCGGGCGATCACGGCAGCCGCCCGCGAGCTCGTCACCCGCCAGGCGTCGGTCTTCACCGACGACATCACACCCGCGTTCGCCGACGAGGGAATCGAACTCGTCGACTGGGCCGACCTGGACACCGACGACCGCAAGCAGCTCGTGGAGATCTTCGAGGAGCGCGTGTTCCCGGTGCTCACGCCGCTCGCAGTCGACCCTGCCCACCCCTTCCCCTACATCTCGAACCTGTCCCTCAACCTTGCAGTGGTGGTGCGCGACCCCGTCGACGGCGACCGTCGCTTCGCCCGGGTCAAGGTCCCACCGCTGCTCCCGCGATTCGTGACGCTTCCCGACAACCAGCGCTTCCTGCCTCTCGAACAGCTCATCGCCGCGCACGCCGACGCCCTGTTCCCGGGCATGGAGGTGATCGAGCACCACGCCTTCCGTGTCACACGGGACACCGACTACGAACTCGGCGACGAGTCGGCCGATCTCCTCGAAGCCATGGAAACGGTGTTGCGCCAGCGCACCAAGTTCGGTCGTGTCGTGCGCCTCGAGGTGGGAGCGGACATCTCCGACGAGGTCCTCGACCTGCTCGTGCGTGAGCTCCAGCTGTCGCGTGACGACGTCTACTCCATCGCGGCTCCGCTGGATCTGTCGGGCCTCTGGGCGGTCTACGACCTGAACCGCCCCGAACTCAAGGATCCTGTCTGGACCCCCCAGACGCAGCCGATCCTCGGTCGGCCCGACTCACCCACCGACTTCTTCCGCGTCCTGCGCGGTGGGGACGTTCTCGTCCACCACCCCTACGACTCGTTCGGGACGTCCGTGGAGGCGTTCATCGACCAGGCGGCCGGCGATCCCGCAGTCCTGGCGATCAAGCAGACGATCTACCGGACCTCCGGCGACGAGAGCGGCATCGTCCGTGCGCTCGTGAAGGCGGCGGAGTCGGGCAAGCAGGTCGTGGCGCTCGTGGAGCTCAAGGCGCGCTTCGACGAGCAGGCGAACATCGAGCAGGCGCAGACCCTGGAGGAGGCCGGCGTCCACGTTGTCTACGGCCTCGTCGGGCTCAAGACGCACTGCAAGACGCTGCTCGTCGTCCGCCAGGAGCCCGACGGCCTCCGCCGCTACTGCCACGTCGGCACGGGCAACTACAACCCCAAGACCGCGGGCCTGTACGAGGACATCGGCCTGTTCACCGCCGACGAGGAGATCGGGGCGGATCTCAGTCAGTTGTTCAACCACCTCACCGGTTACAGCCACCAGGCCCCGTACCGGAAGCTCCTCGTTGCGCCCGATGCCATGAAGCCCGGGCTGCTCGAGCGCATCGCCGAGGAGGCCGGCCGCCCCGGCGGCCGTATCACCCTCAAGATGAACGCCCTGCTCGACCCCGAGATCATCGACGCCCTCTACGACGCCTCCGCCGGGGGGTGCAGGGTCGACCTGATCGTCCGGGGTATCTGTTCGCTGCGCCCGCAGGTGCCGGGCCTGTCCGACAACATCACGGTCCGGTCGATCCTGGGGCGCTACCTCGAGCACTCCCGCATCTACCGATTCGGCGACGACCCCGAGGAGGCGGAGTACCTGATCGGGTCCGCCGATCTCATGCCCCGGAACCTCGACCGCCGGGTGGAGGCGCTCGTCCCCGTCAGCGACCCGAAGCTCCGCTCGCGGCTCGCCGAGGTTCTCGAGATCAACGCCTCCGACGACGTGCTGGCGTGGGAGCTCGGCTCCGACAACGTCTGGCGCCGCGTCGAGCGCACCGTGGGATCCGACACGCATTCGGCCCTCGAGGCGCTGGCACTCGCCAGGAGTCGCGGTGACACGACGGTGACCGCAGCCGGACGGTGA
- a CDS encoding MFS transporter, translated as MANPTPPGPRDPRFAGATPFSRLAVTHAFSVSGDVFFFLALSGSLFFTVSADAARPRVILALLFTMAPFAVVAPLMGPALDRIRGARSLMITVVGITQFVLCLVTANHLNDLALYPLAFSLLVLGKTYSISKSSLVPGLVRNHEELVTANARLSMIGVIAGAVAGVVAATILGVLDSDWVLRVGAFLYLAGGITALRIPRGSTRRQPVTTDQEAELEREELHLPSVVLAGTAMAVMRMAVGFLVLLLAFTFKRDAEPFWVFGAALAASSIGTFLGAIVAPRLREHVREEYILVASLLIPAVTTLIVARAYTTATALIASVVVGMGASAGKLAFDSVLQRDAPDAVRGRTFARMETRFQIVWVIGSLLAVVFVPGPQLGMLLLALTLGFAGLSYLGGLRHGRDRPGTPPRPTFADRIRAWRQSRSAGDLPDA; from the coding sequence ATGGCGAACCCGACCCCTCCGGGGCCCCGTGACCCGCGCTTTGCCGGGGCCACGCCCTTCTCGCGACTCGCAGTCACACACGCGTTCTCCGTGTCGGGCGACGTGTTCTTCTTCCTCGCGCTCTCGGGATCGCTCTTCTTCACCGTCTCGGCGGATGCGGCCCGACCGCGGGTGATTCTGGCGCTGCTCTTCACCATGGCCCCGTTCGCCGTCGTCGCACCGCTCATGGGCCCCGCACTCGACCGCATCAGGGGGGCGCGCTCCCTGATGATCACGGTTGTCGGGATCACGCAGTTCGTACTGTGCCTGGTGACGGCCAACCACCTCAACGACCTGGCCCTCTACCCTCTCGCGTTCTCCCTCCTGGTTCTCGGCAAGACCTACTCCATCTCGAAGAGCTCCCTCGTGCCCGGTCTCGTGAGGAACCACGAGGAGCTGGTGACCGCCAACGCGCGCCTGTCGATGATCGGCGTGATCGCGGGCGCCGTGGCCGGCGTCGTGGCTGCAACGATCCTCGGTGTTCTCGATTCCGACTGGGTCCTACGTGTCGGCGCGTTCCTGTACCTCGCCGGTGGGATCACCGCACTGCGTATCCCACGAGGTAGCACGCGCAGGCAACCGGTAACCACCGATCAGGAAGCGGAGCTCGAACGTGAGGAGCTCCATCTGCCCAGCGTCGTCCTCGCCGGTACGGCCATGGCGGTGATGCGCATGGCGGTGGGCTTTCTCGTCCTGCTCCTCGCGTTCACGTTCAAGCGCGACGCCGAACCGTTCTGGGTCTTCGGTGCTGCACTGGCGGCGAGCTCGATCGGGACGTTCCTCGGTGCCATCGTCGCCCCGCGGCTGCGCGAGCACGTCCGCGAGGAGTACATCCTCGTGGCGTCCCTTCTCATACCGGCCGTCACCACCCTGATCGTCGCCCGCGCCTACACCACGGCCACAGCACTGATCGCGTCGGTCGTCGTGGGCATGGGTGCCAGTGCCGGCAAGCTGGCGTTCGACAGCGTGCTCCAGCGCGACGCTCCCGACGCGGTGCGCGGCCGCACGTTCGCGCGTATGGAGACCCGGTTCCAGATCGTGTGGGTCATCGGGTCACTCCTGGCGGTCGTGTTCGTGCCCGGTCCGCAGCTCGGGATGCTCCTGCTGGCGCTCACGCTGGGATTCGCCGGGCTCTCCTACCTGGGGGGGCTCCGCCACGGGCGTGACCGACCGGGAACGCCGCCCCGACCGACGTTCGCAGACAGGATCCGCGCGTGGCGGCAGTCGCGCTCGGCGGGCGATCTCCCCGACGCGTGA
- a CDS encoding response regulator transcription factor → MGSKPKVLIVDDEPDVLLTLRILLEGEGFEPSLAAEGETALRRIDHENPDLLLLDIMMPVLDGWMVLAQLADRPQRPHVVVCSAKTGASDIARARELGAAAYITKPFDPADLVATLRSVLAGETTAAPGTAGEAELPAPPVGADEHPADSGAPGAVPPVGNGVANDR, encoded by the coding sequence GTGGGCAGCAAGCCAAAGGTCCTGATCGTCGACGACGAGCCGGATGTGCTGCTGACGCTCCGCATTCTCCTCGAGGGTGAGGGCTTCGAGCCGTCACTCGCCGCGGAGGGAGAGACAGCGCTGCGGCGCATCGATCACGAGAACCCCGATCTCCTCCTGCTCGACATCATGATGCCGGTGCTGGACGGCTGGATGGTCCTGGCGCAGTTGGCCGACCGGCCGCAGCGGCCCCACGTCGTCGTGTGCTCCGCCAAGACCGGAGCGAGCGACATCGCGCGTGCCCGCGAGCTCGGTGCAGCCGCCTACATCACGAAGCCGTTCGACCCCGCCGACCTCGTCGCCACGCTGCGGAGCGTCCTCGCCGGTGAGACGACGGCCGCGCCGGGAACCGCCGGTGAGGCGGAGCTCCCCGCTCCGCCGGTCGGTGCCGACGAGCACCCGGCGGACAGTGGCGCGCCGGGTGCGGTGCCGCCCGTGGGCAACGGCGTGGCGAACGACCGCTGA
- a CDS encoding HAMP domain-containing sensor histidine kinase yields the protein MRPRCRESNDDYDEYALQTLRLFAEPAAAAIANGRLYEAERAHVVELLELDRMKSEFMASMGHELRTPLTSIRGAVAASRRPVLADEERAHLLDVVDRQAERLHGMVEEMLTSADQRTPGVMPLLRPVDLAALVRLVALDSQVAGRPVQVEGPPRCDVRGDPEALRRIVGNLIENAFKYGEPPVRIIVSADASGALLSVEDEGPGVPASEREKIFERYYRANRSDSTPGHGLGLPIVRGLATACGGEVWVEEAANGGAAFRVSLPVRSETDDESSATPRSNQEEAPWAASQRS from the coding sequence GTGCGACCTCGGTGTCGGGAGAGCAACGACGACTACGACGAGTACGCGCTCCAGACTCTTCGGCTCTTCGCCGAGCCGGCGGCCGCCGCGATAGCGAACGGCCGACTGTACGAAGCCGAACGTGCGCACGTGGTGGAACTGCTCGAGCTCGACAGGATGAAGTCGGAGTTCATGGCGTCGATGGGACACGAGCTCCGCACGCCTCTCACCTCGATCCGGGGGGCCGTGGCCGCGTCACGCCGCCCGGTACTGGCCGACGAGGAGCGTGCCCACCTGCTGGATGTGGTCGACCGTCAGGCGGAGCGTCTCCACGGAATGGTCGAGGAGATGCTCACGTCGGCGGATCAGCGGACGCCGGGCGTGATGCCTCTCCTGCGCCCGGTCGATCTGGCGGCACTCGTTCGGCTCGTTGCACTCGACTCGCAGGTCGCGGGCCGGCCCGTGCAGGTCGAGGGGCCTCCACGCTGCGACGTACGCGGCGATCCCGAGGCCCTGCGCCGCATCGTCGGCAACCTCATCGAGAACGCCTTCAAGTACGGCGAGCCGCCGGTTCGGATCATCGTCAGCGCCGACGCGTCGGGAGCCCTGCTCTCCGTCGAGGACGAGGGCCCGGGGGTCCCGGCCTCGGAGCGCGAGAAGATATTCGAGCGCTACTACCGGGCCAACCGGTCCGACTCCACGCCCGGCCACGGACTGGGCCTTCCCATCGTGCGGGGCCTCGCCACAGCCTGTGGGGGCGAGGTGTGGGTGGAGGAGGCGGCAAACGGCGGCGCAGCCTTCAGAGTGTCGCTTCCCGTCCGATCAGAGACCGACGACGAATCGTCGGCCACGCCCCGATCCAACCAGGAGGAAGCCCCGTGGGCAGCAAGCCAAAGGTCCTGA
- a CDS encoding GAF domain-containing protein, with protein sequence MTQTQINARPEPEVGIPPDVRERIDAEARGAGLRHEPTAAAIRRRRAQISIVAVVVVVGLLFVTVFASGIAPNEDIVLSPNVLRLGLLALAVGFTVYAIEKELHLRRLSRLLADELAINTALTHSLDQYSALVAAGQVVNSVLDLDEVLDVILENALDMLEGSRGSVMLLEGTDELRAVAVRGNDRAKGAAVKVGESVAGQVARTREALVLSGNVDSDRFPGHERDDATPTTSVCAPLEHRGELLGVINVSRESNDDYDEYALQTLRLFAEPAAAAIANGRLYEAERAHVVELLELDRMKSEFMASMGHELRTPLTSIRGRTAPRRPVLADEERAHLLDVVDRQASVSTGMVEEMLTSADQRTPGVMPLLGARSI encoded by the coding sequence ATGACCCAGACACAGATCAACGCGCGACCCGAGCCCGAGGTGGGCATTCCTCCCGATGTCCGGGAGCGGATCGACGCGGAGGCACGCGGCGCCGGGCTCCGTCACGAGCCGACGGCTGCTGCCATCCGCCGACGACGAGCCCAGATCTCCATCGTCGCCGTCGTGGTCGTGGTCGGTCTCCTCTTCGTGACGGTCTTCGCGTCCGGCATCGCACCGAACGAGGACATCGTTCTCAGCCCCAACGTCCTGCGTCTCGGCCTTCTCGCCCTCGCGGTCGGCTTCACCGTGTATGCCATCGAGAAGGAGTTGCACCTCCGACGGCTGTCACGGCTACTGGCCGACGAGCTCGCCATCAACACGGCGTTGACGCACAGCCTCGACCAGTACAGCGCGCTCGTCGCGGCCGGTCAGGTCGTCAACTCCGTTCTCGATCTCGACGAGGTACTCGACGTGATCCTCGAGAACGCGCTCGACATGCTCGAGGGCTCACGTGGCTCGGTGATGCTGCTCGAGGGAACCGATGAACTGCGCGCGGTCGCCGTTCGGGGTAACGACCGCGCCAAGGGAGCGGCGGTAAAGGTCGGGGAGTCGGTCGCGGGGCAGGTCGCCCGGACCCGGGAGGCTCTCGTCCTCTCCGGAAACGTCGACTCGGACCGGTTCCCGGGTCACGAGCGCGACGACGCGACACCGACGACGTCCGTGTGCGCGCCGCTCGAGCACCGCGGGGAGCTCCTGGGTGTCATCAACGTCAGCCGGGAGAGCAACGACGACTACGACGAGTACGCGCTCCAGACACTTCGGCTCTTCGCCGAGCCGGCGGCCGCCGCAATAGCGAACGGCCGACTGTACGAGGCCGAACGAGCGCACGTGGTGGAACTGCTCGAGCTCGACAGGATGAAGTCGGAGTTCATGGCATCGATGGGACACGAGCTCCGCACGCCTCTCACCTCGATCCGGGGCCGTACCGCGCCACGCCGCCCGGTACTGGCCGACGAGGAGCGTGCCCACCTGCTGGATGTGGTCGACCGTCAGGCGAGCGTCTCCACGGGAATGGTCGAGGAGATGCTCACGTCGGCGGATCAGCGGACGCCGGGCGTGATGCCTCTCCTGGGTGCCCGGTCGATCTAG